Proteins encoded in a region of the Oscillatoria nigro-viridis PCC 7112 genome:
- a CDS encoding DNA/RNA non-specific endonuclease, with translation MGTFLPNAGGTSLANRDLQMTTIDPYDYDDNSFSGPFLNIQDPEIKVWNNVTYADNYYQTNGIGNTINGRELSGTNWKSDWNVSLNNLAGFTPDDGEGASHRAALAWYAGTANLNESQFPSENGETIYRRLGDLEQNNIADVTKTWYTPEHTNASFTQGDTKAPWEGIGTGWFDSVLGGGSQLRPYFDGGKKTKNELGDFEDYLKKNRVSVYEDNTYTDRMRGDYAVPTLFNGNFDAVAGRKSAQTIPGWSLFNGSSEDVLQSHLVDWYTIGEEVAKNRANTPGLKDLIGSGYLDAISYDVARPNFALRMGVGGTKKIVHNYFVMPEWGDLRFNLHAPFQNRGGKLKVWLETTPKTDSQGQPIIGTGSHLLKEINLSADPENKLETYASDIDKIGFGRGGFETFHVDSSKLDQFRGQSAKLRFEVEGDTRVYLDDVFFKSSHLEFGNPSEARYSPEEPNNNPYRENLLLEKPQYTASYNRTTKTPNWVSWQVNKSWIGGQRQADDFIADPTLPNGWPQISGSNYENNNGLSLGFNKGHIIPSGDRTRYPKDNIATFLGTNLIPQNADNNLFFSAPNNPAEASAWYNIEQLVTGLAESSKQVYVVAGTYGTNWEPQKKSNALPNDSRYQGLTNSEAFRQQGINIPTWTWKKNLVLEHPSQGVPDVNRNTKIYTFLTPNRAEPSALDWANAGEQGIVHPFYEIGERLQLNRVLSPIKNVTEWRDPNTWLVSLEELENLLKGKNIKLFSNIPGDIRDSLKQNINLPRP, from the coding sequence GACCTTCAGATGACGACTATTGACCCTTACGATTACGATGATAATTCTTTTTCTGGACCTTTCCTTAATATTCAAGATCCGGAAATTAAGGTTTGGAATAATGTCACTTATGCTGACAATTACTACCAAACTAATGGTATTGGGAATACAATTAACGGGCGGGAACTTTCGGGAACGAACTGGAAATCTGATTGGAATGTTTCACTCAATAATCTGGCTGGTTTTACGCCGGATGATGGGGAAGGTGCTTCCCATCGGGCTGCTTTGGCTTGGTATGCGGGGACTGCTAATCTCAATGAAAGTCAGTTTCCTTCGGAGAATGGCGAAACAATTTACCGTCGCTTGGGTGATTTGGAGCAAAATAATATTGCTGATGTTACTAAGACTTGGTACACTCCTGAGCACACTAATGCTAGTTTTACTCAGGGCGATACTAAAGCTCCTTGGGAAGGAATTGGTACGGGTTGGTTCGACTCTGTTTTGGGGGGAGGTTCTCAATTACGGCCTTATTTTGATGGTGGGAAGAAGACTAAAAATGAGTTGGGTGACTTTGAGGATTATTTGAAGAAGAATCGGGTTTCGGTTTACGAGGATAATACCTACACAGATAGGATGCGGGGTGATTATGCAGTTCCTACTTTGTTTAATGGGAATTTTGATGCTGTAGCTGGCAGAAAAAGCGCTCAAACTATCCCAGGTTGGTCTTTATTTAATGGTTCATCTGAAGATGTTTTACAATCCCACTTAGTAGATTGGTATACCATCGGAGAGGAAGTTGCAAAGAATAGAGCCAACACACCCGGCTTAAAAGACTTAATAGGTAGCGGTTACTTAGATGCCATAAGCTACGATGTAGCTCGACCTAATTTTGCCCTGAGAATGGGAGTAGGTGGGACAAAGAAAATCGTACATAACTACTTTGTGATGCCAGAATGGGGAGATTTGCGATTTAACCTCCACGCGCCGTTTCAGAACCGTGGTGGAAAACTTAAGGTCTGGCTGGAAACTACACCAAAGACAGACTCGCAAGGGCAACCAATTATTGGTACTGGCAGTCACCTTCTCAAAGAGATAAATCTCTCAGCAGATCCAGAAAATAAACTAGAGACATATGCAAGCGATATTGACAAAATTGGTTTTGGCAGAGGAGGGTTTGAAACTTTCCATGTAGATAGCAGTAAGCTAGATCAGTTTCGAGGTCAGAGCGCTAAATTGAGGTTTGAAGTTGAGGGAGATACCAGAGTTTATTTAGATGATGTTTTCTTTAAGAGTAGTCACCTTGAATTTGGCAATCCATCAGAAGCTAGGTACAGTCCTGAAGAACCAAACAATAATCCCTATCGCGAAAACTTGTTACTGGAAAAACCGCAGTACACAGCATCTTACAATCGCACGACAAAAACTCCCAACTGGGTAAGCTGGCAGGTAAATAAATCATGGATTGGCGGACAACGCCAAGCTGACGATTTCATCGCCGATCCTACATTACCTAATGGCTGGCCTCAAATTAGTGGTAGCAATTATGAAAATAATAACGGGTTAAGTCTGGGATTTAACAAAGGACATATAATCCCTTCAGGAGATCGGACAAGATATCCCAAAGACAACATAGCCACTTTTTTAGGAACCAACTTAATCCCGCAAAACGCTGACAATAATCTGTTTTTTAGCGCTCCTAATAATCCCGCCGAAGCCTCTGCATGGTACAATATAGAACAGTTAGTAACAGGTTTAGCTGAAAGTAGTAAACAAGTTTACGTTGTTGCGGGTACCTATGGCACAAATTGGGAACCACAGAAAAAGAGTAACGCTCTCCCCAACGATTCTAGGTATCAAGGGCTTACCAATTCTGAGGCTTTTCGGCAACAAGGAATTAACATTCCTACCTGGACATGGAAAAAAAATCTAGTTTTAGAGCATCCTAGCCAAGGGGTGCCTGATGTTAATCGCAATACCAAAATTTACACATTTCTTACACCTAACAGAGCCGAACCATCAGCGCTAGACTGGGCTAATGCTGGGGAGCAAGGAATAGTCCACCCGTTTTATGAAATTGGAGAGCGGTTGCAATTAAATCGAGTTTTATCTCCCATTAAAAATGTGACTGAATGGCGAGACCCCAACACTTGGTTAGTTAGTCTTGAAGAACTGGAAAACTTGCTTAAAGGTAAAAATATTAAGCTGTTTTCAAATATTCCTGGAGATATTCGAGATTCTCTCAAGCAAAATATAAACTTGCCACGTCCATGA